Proteins encoded together in one Bacteroidales bacterium window:
- the katG gene encoding catalase/peroxidase HPI — MEKGKDHNKETGYQVNSESKCPVTGASLKHTAGGGTRNRDWWPNQLNLNILRQHSSLSNPMGEEFNYAEEFKRLDLAAVKKDIYDLMTHSQDWWPADYGHYGPFFIRMAWHSAGTYRIHDGRGGGGSGSQRFAPLNSWPDNANLDKARLLLWPIKKKYGRKLSWADLMILAGNCALESMGFKTFGFGGGREDIWEPEEDVYWGSESEWLGDKRYEGDRELENPLAAVQMGLIYVNPEGPNGNPDPLLAAKDIRETFARMAMNDEETVALIAGGHTFGKTHGAADPGKYVGREPAAASIEEQNLGWKNTFGKGNAEHTITSGLEGAWTKTPIKWSNNFFENLFDYEWELTKSPAGANQWKPKGQAGANSVPDAHLPEKRHQPMMLTTDLALRFDPAYEKISRRFYEHPDEFADAFARAWFKLTHRDMGPRARYLGPEVPAEELIWQDPVPAVTNKLVDENDIAALKSKVLDSGLTISQLVSTAWASASTFRGSDKRGGANGARIRLEPQKNWEVNNPSQLAKVLKVLEDIQKAFNDAQAGGKMVSLADLIVLAGCAGVEKAAKNAGFDIKVPFTPGRTDTTQELTDVESFAVLEPVADGFRNYKKNQSWFKASTEEMLVDKSQLLTLTAPEMTALIGGMRVLNTNFDHSEHGVFTTNPESLTNDFFANLLDSHTTWKPTSETGELFEGRDRNTGVLKWTATRVDLLFGSNSELRALAEVYACEDGKKKFVDDFAAAWNKVMNLDRFDLK, encoded by the coding sequence ATGGAAAAAGGTAAAGATCATAACAAAGAAACTGGTTACCAGGTGAATAGTGAAAGTAAATGTCCGGTTACCGGGGCAAGTTTAAAGCACACTGCAGGCGGAGGCACACGTAACCGCGACTGGTGGCCGAATCAATTAAACCTGAATATTCTTCGTCAGCATTCGTCCTTATCCAACCCTATGGGTGAGGAATTTAACTATGCTGAAGAGTTTAAGCGCCTTGACCTGGCAGCTGTTAAGAAAGACATCTACGATCTGATGACCCATTCCCAGGACTGGTGGCCGGCTGATTACGGACATTATGGACCGTTCTTCATCCGAATGGCATGGCACAGTGCGGGCACTTACCGCATTCACGACGGCCGGGGTGGCGGAGGTTCAGGAAGCCAGCGTTTTGCACCACTCAACAGCTGGCCCGACAATGCGAACCTCGACAAAGCGCGCCTGCTGTTATGGCCAATCAAAAAGAAATACGGCAGGAAACTCTCATGGGCCGACCTGATGATTCTTGCAGGAAACTGCGCCCTCGAGTCAATGGGATTCAAGACTTTCGGTTTTGGTGGAGGACGTGAGGATATTTGGGAACCTGAGGAAGATGTTTATTGGGGTTCGGAAAGCGAATGGCTGGGCGACAAACGGTACGAAGGCGACCGCGAGCTTGAAAATCCTCTTGCTGCCGTGCAGATGGGATTAATCTATGTGAACCCGGAAGGACCCAACGGAAATCCTGATCCGCTGCTCGCTGCCAAAGACATCCGTGAAACCTTCGCCCGGATGGCTATGAACGACGAAGAAACCGTAGCATTAATCGCCGGTGGACATACTTTTGGAAAAACACACGGCGCCGCCGACCCGGGCAAGTATGTTGGACGTGAGCCTGCGGCTGCTTCCATCGAAGAGCAAAACCTGGGATGGAAAAACACCTTCGGAAAAGGCAATGCCGAGCACACCATCACCAGTGGCCTCGAAGGCGCCTGGACAAAAACCCCGATTAAATGGAGCAACAACTTTTTTGAAAATCTCTTCGATTACGAGTGGGAATTGACAAAAAGCCCTGCCGGCGCCAATCAGTGGAAACCCAAAGGACAGGCCGGCGCAAACAGCGTCCCCGATGCACACTTGCCGGAAAAGCGTCACCAGCCTATGATGTTGACCACCGACCTGGCTCTGCGGTTTGACCCGGCCTACGAAAAAATATCAAGACGTTTTTATGAGCATCCGGACGAATTTGCCGATGCTTTTGCCCGTGCATGGTTTAAGCTGACTCACCGCGACATGGGACCGCGCGCCCGCTATCTTGGACCGGAAGTGCCTGCTGAAGAACTGATCTGGCAAGACCCTGTTCCAGCCGTCACAAACAAGTTAGTTGATGAAAATGATATCGCTGCGTTGAAAAGCAAAGTCCTTGATTCCGGACTAACCATCTCACAACTGGTTTCAACAGCATGGGCTTCGGCTTCAACCTTCCGCGGTTCCGATAAACGCGGTGGAGCGAATGGCGCCCGAATACGACTTGAACCGCAGAAAAACTGGGAAGTCAACAACCCGTCTCAATTAGCAAAAGTGTTGAAAGTACTCGAAGACATCCAAAAAGCCTTCAACGATGCTCAGGCTGGTGGAAAAATGGTGTCACTCGCCGACCTGATTGTGCTGGCAGGTTGTGCCGGAGTAGAAAAAGCTGCAAAAAATGCTGGTTTTGACATTAAAGTGCCATTTACTCCAGGTCGCACCGATACTACACAGGAACTGACAGATGTGGAATCATTTGCCGTTCTCGAGCCCGTTGCTGATGGCTTCCGTAATTACAAAAAAAACCAGTCCTGGTTTAAAGCCTCAACCGAAGAAATGCTTGTTGACAAGTCGCAACTGTTGACGTTGACCGCCCCTGAAATGACCGCGCTCATCGGTGGAATGCGTGTGCTGAATACCAACTTCGATCATTCAGAACACGGGGTCTTCACTACGAATCCTGAATCGCTCACCAATGACTTCTTTGCCAACCTGCTCGATAGTCATACTACATGGAAACCGACGTCGGAGACCGGCGAACTATTCGAAGGTCGTGACCGCAATACCGGCGTCTTAAAATGGACTGCCACCCGCGTTGATCTGCTTTTTGGTTCTAACTCCGAGTTACGCGCCCTGGCTGAAGTGTATGCATGTGAGGACGGTAAAAAGAAGTTCGTGGACGACTTTGCAGCCGCATGGAACAAGGTGATGAATCTCGATCGTTTCGATCTGAAATAG